In Nisaea acidiphila, the DNA window CGAACCGGATGTCCGGATCGGCGACGGGCAGCTCATCGAAGGCGGCGACTGGAGCCTGGATGCCCTGCACACACCCGGCCATACCTCGAACCATCTCGCTTTCGCCTGGCCCGAGCGCTCCATCCTGTTTCCGGGCGACCTGGTCATGGGCTGGTCCACCAGCGTCATCTCGCCGCCGGACGGCCATATGGGCGATTATCTCGCGAGCCTGCGCAAGGTGCTGGAGCGGGACGAGGAAACCTACTGGCCGACCCATGGCGGCCCGATCCGCGATCCGAAACCGTTTGTCGAAGCCTTCATCGCCCACCGCCGGGACCGCGAGGAGGAAATCCTTGCGTGTCTGAAGGACGGAATCACCGCGATCTCCGACATGGTACCGGTCATCTATGCCGACGTGCCGCCGGCGGTGCATGGCGCGGCCGCGCGCTCCCTGCTTGCGGCCCTGATCCATCTGGTCGAGACCGGCCGGGTGCGAACCGACGGCCCGCCGGACGAGGAAAGCGACTACCGGCTGCCCTGAGGCATTGAACTAGCTGTATCGGA includes these proteins:
- a CDS encoding MBL fold metallo-hydrolase, which gives rise to MGTAIPFDRDFEPPYGVVERLAPGLRRIMARNPGPFTFRGTATFIVGEGNVAVIDPGPDIAGHIPALLDGLGGERVSHILVTHTHLDHSPAAAELKAKTGAPTYGYGPHGSGPGGMEAGGDPDFEPDVRIGDGQLIEGGDWSLDALHTPGHTSNHLAFAWPERSILFPGDLVMGWSTSVISPPDGHMGDYLASLRKVLERDEETYWPTHGGPIRDPKPFVEAFIAHRRDREEEILACLKDGITAISDMVPVIYADVPPAVHGAAARSLLAALIHLVETGRVRTDGPPDEESDYRLP